One genomic segment of Bradyrhizobium diazoefficiens includes these proteins:
- the metW gene encoding methionine biosynthesis protein MetW: MSVQEVLPLNGFTAEQSAHFRADHLLVAEMVKPGSKVLDVGCGDGDLLQLLETRGIDGRGIELSREGVNRCVAKGLAVVQGDADTDLVNYPDDAFDYVILSQTLQATRQPRVVLENLLRIGRRAIVSFPNFGFWKMRLQLLIGGHMPRTENLPATWYDTANIHFCTIKDFVELCDAIGVKMERAEALDLYGRPLRLRLPWWVWNMFGEQGVFLLSRGGRK; this comes from the coding sequence ATGTCTGTACAGGAAGTGCTGCCGCTAAACGGTTTCACTGCGGAGCAATCCGCTCATTTCCGCGCCGACCATCTGCTGGTCGCCGAGATGGTCAAGCCCGGATCGAAGGTCCTCGACGTCGGCTGCGGCGACGGCGACCTGTTGCAGCTGCTGGAGACGCGCGGCATCGACGGCCGCGGCATCGAGCTGTCGCGCGAGGGCGTCAACCGCTGCGTCGCCAAGGGCCTTGCGGTGGTGCAGGGCGATGCCGACACCGACCTCGTCAACTATCCCGACGACGCCTTCGACTACGTGATCCTGTCGCAGACGCTGCAAGCGACGCGGCAGCCGCGCGTGGTGCTGGAGAACTTGCTGCGCATCGGCCGCCGCGCCATCGTCTCGTTCCCGAATTTCGGCTTCTGGAAGATGCGGCTCCAGCTCCTGATCGGCGGCCACATGCCGCGCACCGAGAATTTGCCGGCGACCTGGTACGACACCGCCAACATCCATTTCTGCACCATTAAGGATTTCGTCGAGCTCTGCGACGCAATCGGCGTCAAGATGGAGCGCGCCGAGGCGCTCGATCTCTACGGCCGCCCGCTGCGGCTGCGATTGCCGTGGTGGGTGTGGAACATGTTCGGCGAGCAGGGCGTGTTTCTGCTGAGCCGGGGTGGAAGGAAGTAG
- a CDS encoding alpha/beta fold hydrolase, with protein MPHATTSDDVRIYFEQAGQGTPILFLHEFAADYSNWEPQMRYFSRGHRCITYSARGYTPSDVPDGEVYTYKHFYTDALAVLDHLGIERAHLVGLSMGAYSSLQIGLNAPQRALSMTLAGVGSGSELENLDAWRKQCRANAEQFETSGAAEVAKVTREAPSRIPFLVKDPRGHADFYAALARHDAKGSARTMRGFQGGRPSIYTMADAIRAVASPALIICGDEDDPCIGASLFLKKHLPAAGLAMFPKSGHVLNLEEPALFNASVERFVTLVEAGRWPVRDPRSLAAG; from the coding sequence ATGCCCCACGCCACGACCAGCGATGACGTCCGCATCTATTTCGAACAAGCGGGTCAGGGAACGCCGATACTTTTTCTGCACGAGTTCGCGGCCGACTACAGCAATTGGGAGCCGCAGATGCGCTACTTCTCGCGCGGCCATCGCTGCATCACCTATTCGGCGCGCGGCTACACGCCGTCCGACGTGCCCGATGGCGAGGTCTACACCTACAAGCATTTCTACACCGACGCGCTCGCCGTGCTCGATCATCTCGGAATCGAGCGCGCGCATCTCGTCGGCTTATCGATGGGCGCATACTCATCGCTCCAGATCGGACTCAATGCGCCGCAGCGCGCGCTGTCGATGACGCTGGCCGGCGTCGGCTCCGGCTCGGAGCTCGAGAATCTCGACGCCTGGCGCAAGCAGTGCCGGGCCAATGCCGAGCAGTTCGAGACGTCAGGCGCGGCCGAGGTCGCAAAAGTCACGCGCGAGGCGCCGAGCCGGATTCCCTTCCTGGTGAAGGATCCGCGCGGCCACGCCGATTTCTACGCCGCGCTGGCGCGCCACGATGCAAAGGGATCGGCCCGCACGATGCGCGGCTTCCAGGGCGGCCGCCCCTCGATCTACACCATGGCGGATGCGATCAGAGCGGTGGCGAGTCCGGCGCTGATCATCTGCGGCGACGAGGACGATCCGTGCATCGGTGCGAGCCTGTTCTTGAAGAAGCATCTGCCCGCCGCGGGACTCGCGATGTTTCCGAAGTCTGGCCATGTGCTCAACCTCGAAGAGCCCGCGCTGTTCAACGCGAGCGTGGAGCGGTTCGTCACGCTTGTGGAAGCGGGGCGATGGCCGGTGCGCGATCCGAGATCGCTGGCGGCGGGGTAG
- the metX gene encoding homoserine O-acetyltransferase MetX — translation MVGVKSVPSPAISAPAISADDRSHEVDHPSSQVAKFGADQPLRLDCGVDLSPFQIAYQTYGELNPDRSNAVLICHALTGDQHVANVHPVTGKPGWWETLVGPGRPIDPKHYFIICSNVIGGCMGSTGPASINPATGKVWGLDFPVITIPDMVRAQAMLIDRLGIDTLFAVVGGSMGGMQVLQWTAAYPARVFSALAIACSTRHSAQNIAFHELGRQAVMADPDWHNGGYADHGIHPHRGLAVARMAAHITYLSDAALHRKFGRRMQDRELPTFSFDADFQVESYLRYQGSSFVERFDANSYLYLTRAMDYFDIAADHGGVLAKAFAGIQTRFCVVSFTSDWLFPTSESRALVHALNASSARVSFAEIETDRGHDAFLLDVPEFFDISRAFLQSAGKARGLTGKNNQ, via the coding sequence ATGGTTGGCGTCAAGTCTGTGCCGAGTCCCGCGATCAGTGCCCCCGCGATCAGTGCCGACGACCGCTCGCATGAGGTCGATCATCCGAGCTCGCAGGTCGCGAAGTTCGGCGCGGACCAGCCGCTGCGGCTCGATTGCGGCGTCGATCTTTCCCCGTTCCAGATCGCCTACCAGACCTATGGCGAGCTCAATCCAGATCGCTCCAACGCCGTTCTGATCTGCCATGCGCTGACCGGCGATCAGCACGTCGCCAATGTGCATCCGGTCACCGGCAAGCCCGGCTGGTGGGAGACGCTGGTCGGCCCGGGCCGCCCGATTGATCCCAAGCATTACTTCATCATCTGCTCCAACGTGATCGGCGGCTGCATGGGCTCGACCGGGCCGGCCTCGATCAATCCCGCGACCGGCAAGGTGTGGGGTCTCGATTTCCCTGTCATCACCATTCCCGACATGGTGCGCGCGCAGGCGATGCTGATCGACCGGCTCGGCATCGACACGCTGTTCGCGGTGGTCGGCGGCTCGATGGGCGGCATGCAGGTGCTGCAATGGACCGCGGCCTATCCTGCCCGCGTGTTCTCTGCGCTCGCCATCGCATGTTCGACGCGGCACTCGGCGCAGAACATCGCCTTCCACGAACTCGGCCGTCAGGCCGTGATGGCCGATCCCGACTGGCACAATGGCGGCTATGCCGATCACGGCATTCATCCGCATCGCGGCCTCGCGGTCGCTCGCATGGCCGCGCACATCACTTATCTGTCGGACGCGGCGCTGCACCGCAAATTCGGCCGGCGCATGCAGGACCGCGAGCTGCCGACCTTCTCGTTCGACGCCGACTTCCAGGTCGAATCCTATCTGCGTTACCAGGGATCCTCCTTCGTCGAGCGCTTCGACGCCAACTCCTATCTCTATCTGACCCGCGCGATGGATTATTTCGACATCGCCGCCGACCATGGCGGGGTGCTGGCGAAAGCGTTTGCGGGCATCCAGACCCGCTTCTGCGTGGTCTCCTTCACCAGCGACTGGCTGTTCCCGACCTCGGAATCGCGCGCGCTGGTGCACGCGCTGAATGCGTCGAGCGCACGGGTGTCGTTCGCCGAGATCGAGACCGATCGCGGCCACGACGCCTTCCTGCTCGACGTGCCCGAATTCTTCGACATCTCCCGCGCCTTCCTGCAATCGGCCGGCAAGGCCCGCGGGCTTACCGGCAAGAACAATCAATAG
- a CDS encoding MOSC domain-containing protein: MTASQTAEITGLFRYPIKGLTPESLPRVSLRIGQTLPADRRYAIENGPSGFDPEQPEWKPKIQFLMLARNERLAELDSRFDDATNVLTIRRDGQVVASGDLETAAGRAAVERYFTENFQPELKGPPKLLSGRDHSFSDVARKVVSIINLGSVRAIERMLGATVHPLRFRANLYVQGWPAWSELDLVDQTLAIGQARLKIVKRIKRCPATNVDPVTAKRDLEIPPALSRNLGHMDCGIYAEVITDGEIGVGDAIAVEEPRLV, from the coding sequence ATGACAGCCAGCCAGACTGCCGAGATCACCGGTCTCTTCCGCTATCCGATCAAGGGCCTGACGCCGGAGTCCCTGCCGCGCGTCTCCTTGCGGATCGGCCAGACCCTGCCCGCCGACCGCCGCTACGCCATCGAGAACGGCCCGAGCGGGTTCGATCCCGAGCAGCCCGAGTGGAAGCCGAAGATCCAGTTCCTGATGCTCGCCCGGAATGAGCGGCTGGCCGAGCTCGACAGCCGCTTCGATGACGCCACCAACGTCTTGACTATCCGCAGGGACGGCCAGGTCGTCGCCAGTGGCGACCTCGAGACCGCCGCCGGGCGCGCGGCCGTCGAACGCTATTTCACCGAGAATTTTCAGCCGGAACTGAAGGGGCCACCGAAGCTGCTGTCCGGCCGCGACCACAGCTTCTCCGACGTCGCCCGCAAGGTGGTCTCGATCATCAATCTCGGGAGCGTCCGCGCCATCGAACGTATGCTCGGCGCCACGGTCCACCCACTACGCTTCCGCGCCAATCTCTATGTCCAAGGTTGGCCGGCCTGGTCCGAGCTCGACCTCGTCGACCAGACGCTCGCGATCGGACAGGCACGGTTGAAGATCGTCAAGCGCATCAAGCGCTGCCCTGCCACCAACGTCGACCCGGTGACGGCCAAGCGCGACCTCGAGATCCCGCCGGCGCTCTCGCGTAATCTCGGCCACATGGATTGCGGCATCTATGCCGAGGTCATCACCGACGGCGAGATCGGTGTCGGCGATGCGATCGCGGTGGAAGAGCCGAGATTGGTGTGA
- a CDS encoding TIGR02594 family protein: MFELFASRLSRCVLALALFFAAVAAFSSPASARPHHRHSAERHADVHHTRHHHDRHHARSSRFERSAAQLQASGFGNTFASYDPNANSGGTTVSSDGGMAMSGSGGRIMSGSGGMAMSGGEGMATSGGGFGGGSGLVSEARRYVGGNPTGRGSLWCARFMNMVLEKTGHHGTGSDMASSFARYGTRVSGPQVGAIAVMSRGGRGGHVGIITGIDARGNPIMISGNNGNRVREAPVSRGRIYAYVMPN, encoded by the coding sequence ATGTTCGAGTTGTTTGCGTCTCGCCTGTCGCGTTGTGTTCTCGCGCTGGCGCTTTTCTTCGCGGCGGTCGCCGCGTTCTCGTCTCCGGCCTCGGCACGGCCTCATCATCGTCATAGCGCAGAGCGGCACGCTGACGTGCACCACACCAGACATCATCATGACCGGCACCATGCACGCAGCTCGCGCTTCGAGCGCAGCGCGGCACAGTTGCAAGCGAGCGGTTTCGGCAACACCTTTGCCAGCTATGACCCGAATGCCAATAGCGGCGGCACGACCGTGAGCAGCGATGGCGGAATGGCCATGAGCGGTAGTGGTGGAAGGATCATGAGCGGCAGCGGCGGAATGGCCATGAGCGGCGGCGAAGGCATGGCGACGAGCGGTGGTGGCTTTGGCGGCGGATCGGGCCTCGTCTCGGAGGCGCGCCGCTATGTCGGTGGCAATCCGACCGGGCGCGGCAGCCTTTGGTGTGCGCGTTTCATGAACATGGTACTTGAGAAAACCGGTCACCACGGCACCGGATCGGACATGGCGAGCTCGTTCGCGCGCTACGGCACGCGTGTCTCCGGTCCGCAGGTCGGCGCCATCGCGGTGATGTCGCGCGGCGGCCGGGGCGGTCATGTCGGCATCATCACCGGCATCGACGCGCGGGGCAATCCGATCATGATCTCCGGCAACAACGGCAACCGCGTCCGCGAGGCGCCGGTCTCGCGCGGCCGGATCTATGCGTATGTGATGCCGAATTGA